TTTGACTACCTGAAGAGCTGCGATCTCACGTTGAATGTCAGCCTCGTCATGAAACCGATTCTCAACTCCGTTGGTATTCTCAACTAAAAGGGCATGGATCTTCGGTAATGTATCGCTGAAACGAGTGTCGACGCTAACGATGGCCTCTCCAACTTCACAGGTTTCGAAAACGACATGTGTAAGGTTGCAGCCCCTTGCATCAATGCGATTCAGATATACTCCTTTCATTCGCGCCGCAGGATTGTCTGGGAATACAGCATCCAGAACCTGGCAGTTCGAAATTTCAACATAATCATCACTATTAAACTCAGGCAAACATGCGATCGAGAGCGCTACCAGATTTCCACTGAGAGTAGTTCCGGAACTCTCTTCCTTTGTTCGCATTAGGAGGGAGGTTAGCAAGTCCCGTGACACTTCGGTATCGCTCGCGCGCAACAATGCTCCAAAAACCGACAAATCAGAAATTGAAAGCTGTGCTCTTCGCAAACCCAAGGGAGCCGGCGCTTCGCTCGGAATTTCATTCAGTAAATACTTGCTATAGAAGAATGCTTTAATTTTTTCATGAGGAAACCTTCTATTATCGCGATCACCCGTCCCCGGAGCGGGCTCAAGAAGCGTTAATGTTTTGGCTCTGGCTGAAAGCGCCCTAGCGAAAGCTTCATCTCCTGGCGCATGCTCTGCACACGCCAACTCGACGGCAATTTCCAACAAGGAAGAATCGACGAAGTCGAGTTCATAGTCCAACATTGTTCGCGCGGCTTCGGTCAGTATCGAGTAAACAATTGCCACCCCGTTTTCCGCTGGAAGTTCAGACGGCATGCCAAGCTTTTCAACTTCCCGCAATACCATAGAGCTACAAAGGGAGATGATAGGTTCATCCTCGCTATTGAGAAACGCATCTGGCTCCATCCGCGCGATCTGAGAAACAAAAAAGGGGCGTCTCAGCCAGCTATAACTGCTGAACCGCTCCCGCACTTCTTCCGAATGCGACAGCCATTCCGAGTTCTGTTCGCCGAGCCAAGATACGGCGTCGGACGAATTTGGAAATCCGACATTTATTGAGTGAAGAGGCGAACCGATGAGGCTAACGGACGTCCCAATAAGTTCTTTTAAGACATCTTTGCTGATGAAAGAATCACGGCCGGAGAGGATGATTAATCCCTTACCTCCAATATCACGTAGCAGCTCGCGGAGCGCCGACCACGAATTATCGTATCCCCTGCTATCCGACAATTCATCGAAACCATCTATGGCCAGAGAAATTATTCCATTTCGCATGAGGGGAGAAATCTCGGCCCTATTGAAGCTTGACCTTAGCGCGGAAAGGCTCCCATCAATTCGGTCATCAATTGCCGATAATATCTTGCCTGCGCTTGCCACCGGGATAACCAGAGGAGCGGTGCCTGATCCGCTGACTATACTTTGCGCCCTGCTTGCTGCCAGCCTCTCAATGAAATGTGTCTTACCCGCCCCAGCTGGGCCTTCCAAACCAACGACTCCTCCTACAGCCAAGTTAGAGAGAAAGCTGTCGATTTGCTGAAAGGTAGACTTCTCATTCATGCCATCGTCAATTGAAAATGGGACTTTCATAATATTTTCGGTTGCCGCACAATATTCATGCAATAAAGCTTTTGCTAGATATTTTATATTTGAAAAATACTTCCCCGCCAGCAGGCTCATGAAATTTCCGGCAACCAACTCCCCCGTTGAAGCCAAAAATATTTTCCCCTGCGCATCACGACGAAGTGATATTTTTTTACCTCGACGCTCAAACTCTGCAACCCACCCTCCATCCTCCTTTGGGATGAAGTTCGCTTCCGAAAAAGGATCATGAAACACCTTTAGATCCTCAAGTTCTTGTAATTGGTTGCTCACGCCACAATATCCTTTGGTCCGGAGATTATATCTATCAGCTGCTGGGCATGTGTATGATTTTTTTGCACTGTGTTGACCAAGCATACATCTCCCCCAAATGCCTCTCCAGCTATGAGCCCTGGAATAACATCGTCGTCGTTACTAATAATTATCACCTTTGCCTTTTCAGGATCTAATGAAAGCGTTATTGCATCTGCAACGATAGATGAGTCGACCTGCTTCTCCATGACTCGATCACATAGGAAGCCATCGGGAGCACGACGGTTTAGGTGTTGACAGAGCTGACATGTGCACTCGCTTCGAGAGGTGAAGGGAAAATGCACACCCAACTTCTTCTCCAATCTCCTCCCTGAGCTATCAGCTAGAAGCCGATCGCCACGGTGCATTCCGATAGACGCAGGCAAGAATATTGCGCTTTTCAGTTCGTAACCGTTCCGACGCCTCCTTGCGTAACCACGTAGTAGGGCCTCGTAGTCAATGAGAACTTCCGTCGAAGTCCCACCTCTCATCCACCCTGCGTAAAGTCTAAAAGTCACCTCCCAACGCGTAGGCTGCCGGTTCTCACTTATCAGTCGGCGCTCAACGAAATACTCAACGTTGCGCAATGCAACTTCGCTATTGTGCCCCTTGGATGCATGCCTGTTTTGCAGGAAATATGGCCGAACTTGTCCCCACCAATCCACAAGTACAAAGCATCTGCGAGATCTCACTTGTTATGCCTTTCCGAGAGAGGGGCCCCTTTCTTAGATCCGAGCCTAGCCATCAGCAGGACCGGATCAAGGCTTTTCCGATTTGAACCAGGTCAGCGCAGCGCATCGACAAGGATCTGGAAATGCGCAAGCACATCGCACGCTTGGGCGCTCGCGTTTACGTACAAGCCGCACCGCCGCAAGTCCGCTGTCCGCCGCCCCCCTTCGCCGTCATGCCCGGGTTCGACCCGGGCATCTCGTGCCACACGACGGAGATTGCCGGGGCAAGCCCGGCAATGACGTGCCTAGGGGGCCCAATACCACCGGCCGCGGCGGCAACCACGACCCGTGGCCGGCGCTCCCCACATTGCTGCCTCCCGCCGCGATGCTGGCCGCGCGCTATCCGGTGCGGTCGCCGCCGCGCTTTCCGCCCGCGACAGTCAGGCCGGGACAGCGGACAGCAGGATTTCGGCGGCCGACTTCGCATCGCCCGCCGGATCGGCCTCGTGGCCGATGTGCGCGGTGACGATCGCACCTTCCTTCAACAGGAGCAGAGCCCGCGCCAGAGCGGCGGGATCCGGCGCGCCGGCGTCGGCGGCGAGCTTCTCCACCTGCCGGAACAGAAGCCGTTTGTGCTCGGCCGCCTGAGCGTGGATCGGATGTCCGGGATCGGGATACTCCGACGCCGCCTTGATGAACATGCACGAGCGGAATTCGGGCTGGTCGAACCATTCCTTCAGCGCATCGAACATCGCCAGCAGCTGCGCCCGCGGCGGGCCGGCTTCCTCCATGCGGCGGAACAGCCAGTTGCGGAAGTTCTCGTCGCGCAGCCGCAGGGTCGCGAGGATCAGCTCCTCCTTGCTGCGGAAGTGCTTGAACATCGTGGTCTTCGAGATGCCGGTCTCCGCCGACAGAAGATCCATGCCTGTGGCGTGGAATCCGTCCCGATAGAAGATCTTGAGCGACTCCCGAACCAGCTCGTCGCGTTTGCTGGGGCGCATCCCGGCTCCTTTCTGAACTGACCAGTCTATAAATATAGACCTCAAATGCGAAAATCGACAAAAATATTTCGCCTTAAAATCAATAGTTTATCGGTTTCTTGTGTAAGAACATGCGCCTATTCCAAAATTTCCGCTTGCCAAAGTGAACAGATCGGTTCATTAACACCGCCGTCAAACAGCACCGATCAGTTCACTTTAAGAGAGTCGCCATGAACCGCCCACCCCTTCCGCCCTTCACCGCCGAAACGGCGACGGCCAAGGTCCGCGCCGCCGAGGATGCCTGGAACAGCCGCGACCCGGCCAGGGTCGCACTCGCCTACACGCCGGACACCGACTGGCGGAACCGCTCGGAATTTCTGCGCGGCCGCGTCGACGTCGAGGCGTTCCTGACCCGCAAGTGGCGGGCCGAACGCGACTACCGGCTGATCAAGGAGCTGTGGACCTTCGGCGACACCCGCATCGCGGTGCGCTTCGCCTACGAGGCGCGCGATCCCGACGGCGGCTGGTTCCGCGCCTACGGCAACGAGAACTGGGAGTTCGCGCCAAGCGGGCTGATGGCCGTGCGCCGGGCCTCGATCAACGACCTGCCGATCTCCGAGGACGAGCGGCTGTTCCGCTGGCCGCTCGGCCCCCGGCCCGACGGCCATCCGGGTCTCTCCGACCTCGGCCTGTGACGCCACCCGACACCCGCCACCCGACACCCAATCCCCAATCCCCAACGGGGCCGCGCGCTCGACAGGAGCAAGACCGACGATGTCCCGCAACCACCACCATCACGCCGCCCACGCCGCCGATGACGGCAAGGCGATCGCACGCCGCGGTTTCCTCGTCGCCGGCGCGGCCGGCGCCGCCGCCGTCGCTGCCGGACTGGCGACGGGCGCCGCGGAAGCCTCCGACAATC
This Microbaculum marinisediminis DNA region includes the following protein-coding sequences:
- a CDS encoding nuclear transport factor 2 family protein codes for the protein MNRPPLPPFTAETATAKVRAAEDAWNSRDPARVALAYTPDTDWRNRSEFLRGRVDVEAFLTRKWRAERDYRLIKELWTFGDTRIAVRFAYEARDPDGGWFRAYGNENWEFAPSGLMAVRRASINDLPISEDERLFRWPLGPRPDGHPGLSDLGL
- a CDS encoding TetR/AcrR family transcriptional regulator, whose amino-acid sequence is MRPSKRDELVRESLKIFYRDGFHATGMDLLSAETGISKTTMFKHFRSKEELILATLRLRDENFRNWLFRRMEEAGPPRAQLLAMFDALKEWFDQPEFRSCMFIKAASEYPDPGHPIHAQAAEHKRLLFRQVEKLAADAGAPDPAALARALLLLKEGAIVTAHIGHEADPAGDAKSAAEILLSAVPA